A part of Miscanthus floridulus cultivar M001 chromosome 6, ASM1932011v1, whole genome shotgun sequence genomic DNA contains:
- the LOC136461040 gene encoding uncharacterized protein, with protein MKESNCHDIKMIAYCREVHQLEDKFVGLELNHIPRHLNEVADVLVKAAFGREPVPMGVFASDQHKPLVRYEESEQGGGGSSNPDPGADQSSATSGSEVMEHEEDPAIEPDPLVDWRMLYLNYLLCDTLPVDRMEAQ; from the coding sequence atgaaggagtcaaactgccatgacATCAAGATGATCGCGTACTGTCGAGAAGTCCaccagttggaggacaagttcgttggccttgagctcaaccacatcccgaggcatctcaatgaggtggCTGATGTGCTTGTGAAAGCAGCATTcggtcgagagccggtgccaatgggtgtctttgcCAGTGACCAGCACAAGCCCTTAGTTCGCTATGAGGAGTCAGAGCAAGGTGGTGGCGGTTCATCCAATCCCGACCCTGGGGCTGACCAATCATCGGCTACATCTGGCTCTGAGGTCATGGAGCAtgaagaggacccagcgatagagcctgaccctttggtcgactggagaatgctctaccttaactacctcctctgtgacacACTACCAGTGGATAGGATGGAGGCTCAATGA
- the LOC136461041 gene encoding uncharacterized protein has translation MDEDSGLNILYVEMLDAMGIDQAHVLLTRAPFHGVVPGKQALPLGQLDLPITFEGPPNNWTETLTFEVVGFHETYHAILGQPCYMKFMAVPNYTYLKLKIPGPGGIITVGTSFQRAYEYEVEYCDHATAIIASAELVASERRSPKKHPTLSGRSGPSSQLRAPKKSS, from the coding sequence atggatgaggacagcggcctcaacatcctatacgtcGAGATgcttgacgccatgggcatcgaccaagCGCACGTCCTGCTGACCAGAGCGCCTTTCCACGGTGTCGTGCCTGGAAAGCAAGCCTTGCCGCTTGGGCAgctcgatctacccatcaccttcgagGGTCCACCCAACAATTGGACTGaaaccctcacctttgaagtggttgggttccacgaaacctaccatgccatcctggggcaaccatgctacatgaagtttatggccgtccccaactacacctacctaaaactAAAGATACCAGGCCCAGGTGggatcatcaccgtcggcacctcctttcaGCGCGCCTATGAGTACGAGGTTGAGTACTGCGATCACGCCACAGCAATCATCGCCTCTGCAGAGCTCGTGGCCTCAgaaaggaggtcaccgaagaagcacccgaccctaaGCGGTCGATCGGGTCCTTCGAGCCAGTTAAGGGCTCCAAAGAAGTCCTCGTAG